Genomic window (Subtercola endophyticus):
TGATCCATGGTCGGCTGGCCGACTCGTTCGCCAAGGGCGAGCGTACTCGCGAGCAGATCACCGACCTCATGGCCGGTGGTGAAGCGATGGCAGAGCTCGAGGCCGAGATCGCTCAGTACGAACTGGAAGCGTGATCGGCGATGACCACTCTGTCTCCTGCTCCGACGACCGACCCCCTTCGGGTCGCCGCGGAGTCCACGCCGACCGTTCTGTGGAACGACTCGGCCGACCCCGACGAACTCTCGCGGTCGATCGGCTTCGGGGCTGTCGGGGCCACGTGCAATCCGGTGATCGCGCTCGCGGCCATCCGTGCGCACCTCGACGTCTGGCGCCCGCGTATCGCTGAACTCGCGGTCGAGCATCCTCGAGCGGGCGAGTCCGAACTCGGCTGGATGGTCGTGGAGGAGCTGTCGATTCAGGCGGCTGCCCTGCTGCACCCGGCCTTCGTCGCCAGCGGAGGGCGTAACGGCAGGCTGTCTATTCAGACGGATCCGCGGTTGCACCGCGACGCCGATGCCCTCGTCGAACAGGCTGTTCACTTCAGCGGTCTTGCCGAGAACATCATTGTCAAGATTCCGGCCACGGCGGTCGGAATCGTGGCCATCGAAGAGGCGACCTACCGCGGTGTGAGCATCAACGTGACCGTCTCGTTCACGGTTGCGCAAGCGGTGGCCGCCGCAGCCGCTATCGAGCGTGGGCTCGACCGCCGTGCTGCCGATGGTCTGCCCGAGCGTGAGTTCGGCTCGGTGGTCACGATCATGGGTGGCCGACTCGACGACTGGCTGAAGGCCTACACGCAGAAGCACCGCATTCTCATCGATCCGGGCTACCTGGAGTGGGCGGGCGTGGCAGCGCTCAAGAAGGCGCATGCCGTCTTCGTCGAGCGCGGCTACCGCTCGCGAATCCTCTCGGCCGCGTTCCGCAACTACATGCAGTGGTCAGAACTGCAGGGCGGCGACCTCGTGGTCTCACCACCGTTCGACTGGCAGGCCCGCATCAACGAGAACCGTCTTCCCGTCGAGAATCGTATCGATGTGCCGGTCGACCCGCGCATCATCGAAACGCTGCGCGCGAAGGTGCCGGAGTTCTCTCGGGCATACGACGTCGACGGGCTCACTCCAGCCGAATTCGACACCTTCGGCGCCACTCGCGTGACGCTGCGGCAGTTTCTCGACGCCGACGCTCAGCTCGATGCGATCGTTCGCGACATCCTGATCCCCGCGCCGTGAACGTGCACGGGCCGTCTCGGTGTTCGCCGTGACGGCCCGGCTACTTCGCGACGAGCGTCGTCTCGAAGCTGTACATGTCGGGGCGGTAGGCGTGGTGTCCGAACTCGATCGCTCGGCCCGAGCTGTCGAAGGCGACACGCTCCATGGTGAGCACCGGGCCGCCCTTGTCGATCTCGAGCAGCTCGGTCTCTTCACGGTTGGCCCGACGGGCGCCGATCTTCTGCTGGGCGATGCGGATGGTCACTCCACGGCCGCGCAGAATCTGGTAGAGCCCGCGCTCTTCGAGCTGCTCGGTGGTGATGTCGGAGAATTCCGGTGGCAGGTAGTTCTCGAGCATGGCGACGGTGACTCCGTCGGTGCTGCGTGTGCGCCGCATGTACACCACGTCGGAGCCGGGCGTCACGCCGAGGCTGGTGGCGACGGAATCGGTGGCGGGCCTGATCTCGTGCGCGATCACGTGGGTGCCTGGCTCGTGATGCGCGCTCTGCAGATCTTCGTAGAGGCTGGTGAGTTCGACCTGCCGGGTGACGGTGCCCTGCACGACCTGGGTTCCGATGCCGCGTCGGCGAACCAGCAGGCCCTTGTCGACGAGCTCTTGAATGGCCCGGCGCACGGTGGGCCGGGAGAGGCCGAGGCGCTGCCCGATGGCGATCTCGTTCTCGAGCCGAGCGCCCGACGCGATGGCGCCCGAGCGGATGGCCGCTTCGAGTCGGCTCGACACCTGAAAGTAGAGCGGAATGGGGCCGTTGCGGTCGAGATCGAGAAAAAGCTCCTCTGGCCAGACCGTCTCATCGCTTGCCATGGCATCTCCTTCGATCAGACATTCGTGACTGCACAGCATATTGTCGGAACAATGTTACTTACAGCATACTTTGTTGGTTTCACACCCCGAACGACCACCGCACCGCACGTTGACGAACACGCCCCATGTGCTATTGTTAAGACATACATACGGCGAGCTGCCGGCATCACCCCTGATTTGAGAGAGTTGTACATCGGAGTATGACGGATACGTCCTTTCCCCTCGACGTGCTGGCCATCGGCCGGCTCGGTGTCGACATCTACCCGCTTCAAGACGGTGTCGGCCTCGAAGATGTGTCGACCTTCGGAAAATACCTCGGCGGCAGTGCCGCGAACGTCAGCGTGGCCGCCGCTCGTTACGGGCATCCGACCGCCCTCATCTCGAGAGCCGGTGACGACCCGTTCGGCCGCTACCTGCTTCGTGAGCTCGAGCGCCTCGGTGTGAGCAACCGCTACGTCAAGGTCGACCCCGACCTCAAGACGCCGGTGACGTTCTGCGAGATCTTTCCGCCCGACGACTTTCCCCTGTACTTCTATCGCGAGCCGAAAGCTCCAGACCTCAACATCGCGCCCGCCGATCTCGACCTCGACGCCGTTCGCGCCGCTCGGGTGTTCTGGCTGACGGTCACCGGGCTCAGCCAAGAGCCGAGCCGCGCCGCGCACCTCGCGGCGCTCGCTGCTCGCGGGCGGGTCGACCACACAGTTCTCGACCTCGACTACCGCCCCATGTTCTGGTCGGAACCGGCCGACGCTACGACGCAGGTCGCCCTCGCTCTCGAACACGCCACCGTGGCTGTCGGCAACCGCGAAGAGTGCGAGGTGGCCGTCGGCGAAACCGAGCCGCTGCGCGCGGCGGATGCTCTGCTCGAGCGCGGCGTCACGCTGGCCATCGTGAAGCAGGGCCCGAAGGGCGTGCTGGCGAAGACCGCCGACGAGACGGTCGAGGTGCCGCCGTATTTCGTCGACGTGGTCAACGGTCTCGGAGCCGGCGACGCCTTCGGCGGCGCCTTGTGCCACGGTCTGCTCGAGGGTTGGGATCTGACCCGCATTCTCACGTTCGCCAACGTCGCCGGCGCACTCGTCGCCTCGCGCCGCGAGTGCTCCACGGCCATGCCGACGACGGCAGAGGTCGACGCCATTCTTCAGAGGGGAGCATAAAATGGGCACCGCCCTCAGTGACTTCGATTTCGCGCGTCTGCGCGACATCAGGGCCAGCAAGCCCGAAGCGATCGGCGAAGCCTTCGCCAGCCGCAAGCGCAGAGAAGTGCTGCGCGGCGACGGCAGGCTGTTCATCGTCGCCGCCGATCATCCGGCTCGCGGCGCCCTTGCTGTCGGATCGGATTCGACCGCCATGGCGAACCGTTACGACCTGCTCGACCGCCTTGCCATCGCGGTGAGCCGGCCCGGTGTCGACGGTGTGCTCGGCACGCCCGACATCATCGACGACCTTGCCGCGCTCGGCCTGCTCGACGACAAGATCATCGTCGGGTCGATGAACCGTGGTGGTCTGCGCGGCGCGACCTTCGAAATGGATGATCGCTACACCGGCTTCGACGTGCCCACGATGGTCTCGTCTGGCATCGACTTCGCGAAGACCCTCATCCGCGTGAACCTCGAAGACCCGATGACCGCACTGACGCTGGAGGCCACGGCCAAGGCCGTCACCGAAGCGGCGGCCGCGGGGCTGCCGATCATGCTCGAGCCGTTCATGAGCAAGTGGGTCGACGGTCGCATCGTGAACGACTTGTCGGCGGATGCCGTCATCTTGTCGGTCTCGATCGCCGCGGGCCTGGGCACGAGCAGTTCGTACACCTGGATGAAGCTGCCGGTCGTCGACGACATGGAACGCGTCATGGAGGCGACCACGATGCCCACCCTGCTGCTCGGCGGCGACTCGGGCGCCGACCCCGACGAGACGTTCGCCGCGTGGGAAGACGCCCTCTCGCTTCCCGGCGTGCGAGGGCTCACCGTCGGCCGTACCCTGCTCTACCCGCCCGACGGCGATGTGGCAGCCGCTGTCGACACCGCCGCCGGCCTGGTGCACCCCACCGGGCTCGCCATCGCCTCCTGAGCGGCTGCGCGCACGCCGCGCTTTGCAGGCCGCCCTCCCCACCTGCACTCACCCCCCCCGTAGGCACTCGAAGAATTGAGGAATCACGAATGAGCACCATCGATTTGAACCCCGACACCACCACTGACGACGCCGTCACCGAGCTGCCGACTGTTCCGCACTGGATCAACGGGGCAGCGTATCCGTCGAAGAGCGGCCGGGTGGGAGATGTGTACGACCCCGCCCTCGGTGTGGTTACCAAGCATGTCGCGCTGGCCGACCAGGCCGAGATCGAGGCTGCGATCGCGGGTGCCGCGGCGGCGTTCCCCGCGTGGCGCGACACGTCGCTCGCGAAGCGGCAGACGATCATGTTCAAGTTCCGTGAGCTGCTCGATGCGAAGAAGGGTGAGCTCGCCGAGATCATCACGAGCGAGCACGGAAAGGTCGTCTCCGACGCGCTCGGCGAGATCAGCCGTGGTCAGGAGGTCGCGGAGTTCGCGACCGGGCTCGCGCACCACCTGAAGGGCGAGTTCAGCGAGCAGGTCTCGACGGGCATCGACGTGTACTCCACCCGCCAGCCCCTCGGCGTCGTGGGCATCATCAGCCCGTTCAACTTTCCGGCGATGGTGCCGTCGTGGTTCTTCCCGATCGCGATCGCGGCCGGCAACACCGTCGTACTGAAGCCGAGCGAGAAAGACCCGTCGGCGGCCAACTGGCTCGCCGCGGTCTGGAAAGAAGCCGGCCTGCCCGACGGCGTGTTCACTGTGCTGCACGGCGATAAGGAGGCGGTGGATGGACTGCTCACCCACCCCGACGTGAAATCCATCTCGTTCGTCGGGTCGACCCCGATCGCTCGGTACGTGTACGAGACGGGCACCAAGAA
Coding sequences:
- a CDS encoding CoA-acylating methylmalonate-semialdehyde dehydrogenase, producing the protein MSTIDLNPDTTTDDAVTELPTVPHWINGAAYPSKSGRVGDVYDPALGVVTKHVALADQAEIEAAIAGAAAAFPAWRDTSLAKRQTIMFKFRELLDAKKGELAEIITSEHGKVVSDALGEISRGQEVAEFATGLAHHLKGEFSEQVSTGIDVYSTRQPLGVVGIISPFNFPAMVPSWFFPIAIAAGNTVVLKPSEKDPSAANWLAAVWKEAGLPDGVFTVLHGDKEAVDGLLTHPDVKSISFVGSTPIARYVYETGTKNGKRVQALGGAKNHMLVLPDADLELVADAAINSGFGSAGERCMAISVVVAVEPVADPLIEKIVARMSTLRTGDGRRGCDMGPLVTKVHRDKVASYIQIAEDDGATVVVDGRDVKPDGDPNGFWLGPTLIDNVPTSSRVYTEEIFGPVLAIVRVNTYEEGVKLINSGAFGNGTAIFTNDGGAARRFQNEIQVGMIGINVPIPVPVATFSFGGWKDSLFGDTKAHGAEGVKFFTQQKAITSRWLDPSHGGINLGFPQND
- a CDS encoding GntR family transcriptional regulator; the encoded protein is MASDETVWPEELFLDLDRNGPIPLYFQVSSRLEAAIRSGAIASGARLENEIAIGQRLGLSRPTVRRAIQELVDKGLLVRRRGIGTQVVQGTVTRQVELTSLYEDLQSAHHEPGTHVIAHEIRPATDSVATSLGVTPGSDVVYMRRTRSTDGVTVAMLENYLPPEFSDITTEQLEERGLYQILRGRGVTIRIAQQKIGARRANREETELLEIDKGGPVLTMERVAFDSSGRAIEFGHHAYRPDMYSFETTLVAK
- the iolC gene encoding 5-dehydro-2-deoxygluconokinase codes for the protein MTDTSFPLDVLAIGRLGVDIYPLQDGVGLEDVSTFGKYLGGSAANVSVAAARYGHPTALISRAGDDPFGRYLLRELERLGVSNRYVKVDPDLKTPVTFCEIFPPDDFPLYFYREPKAPDLNIAPADLDLDAVRAARVFWLTVTGLSQEPSRAAHLAALAARGRVDHTVLDLDYRPMFWSEPADATTQVALALEHATVAVGNREECEVAVGETEPLRAADALLERGVTLAIVKQGPKGVLAKTADETVEVPPYFVDVVNGLGAGDAFGGALCHGLLEGWDLTRILTFANVAGALVASRRECSTAMPTTAEVDAILQRGA
- a CDS encoding class I fructose-bisphosphate aldolase — its product is MGTALSDFDFARLRDIRASKPEAIGEAFASRKRREVLRGDGRLFIVAADHPARGALAVGSDSTAMANRYDLLDRLAIAVSRPGVDGVLGTPDIIDDLAALGLLDDKIIVGSMNRGGLRGATFEMDDRYTGFDVPTMVSSGIDFAKTLIRVNLEDPMTALTLEATAKAVTEAAAAGLPIMLEPFMSKWVDGRIVNDLSADAVILSVSIAAGLGTSSSYTWMKLPVVDDMERVMEATTMPTLLLGGDSGADPDETFAAWEDALSLPGVRGLTVGRTLLYPPDGDVAAAVDTAAGLVHPTGLAIAS
- a CDS encoding transaldolase family protein is translated as MTTLSPAPTTDPLRVAAESTPTVLWNDSADPDELSRSIGFGAVGATCNPVIALAAIRAHLDVWRPRIAELAVEHPRAGESELGWMVVEELSIQAAALLHPAFVASGGRNGRLSIQTDPRLHRDADALVEQAVHFSGLAENIIVKIPATAVGIVAIEEATYRGVSINVTVSFTVAQAVAAAAAIERGLDRRAADGLPEREFGSVVTIMGGRLDDWLKAYTQKHRILIDPGYLEWAGVAALKKAHAVFVERGYRSRILSAAFRNYMQWSELQGGDLVVSPPFDWQARINENRLPVENRIDVPVDPRIIETLRAKVPEFSRAYDVDGLTPAEFDTFGATRVTLRQFLDADAQLDAIVRDILIPAP